A window of Fictibacillus halophilus contains these coding sequences:
- a CDS encoding DUF3934 domain-containing protein, protein MSKAKGKKSGVGQGTGKKGWNRWKASSKKKGPKPYVSKGKNKPDNESDTDNN, encoded by the coding sequence ATGAGTAAAGCAAAAGGCAAGAAAAGCGGCGTTGGTCAAGGAACAGGAAAAAAGGGATGGAACCGCTGGAAAGCCAGCAGCAAGAAAAAAGGTCCAAAACCTTATGTGAGTAAAGGAAAGAATAAACCGGATAACGAAAGTGATACAGATAACAACTAA